In Vicingaceae bacterium, the following proteins share a genomic window:
- a CDS encoding rhomboid family intramembrane serine protease: MFPLYDTIPSRSYPFVNYLLIFLNIVVFLFQMQLNELELDWFFHHFGLVPARYTSEYFAMETGLSPDNYWPFFTNMFLHGGGAHLIGNMWTLYIFGDNVEDRMGHVRYLFFYLLCGVIASYTHFLINSHSTIPAVGASGAISGVMGAYMLLFPHSRIVFLLIIFFFIDFIQIPAFIYLLFWFAGQLFSGLVNLSIAALSPGESVGGIAFWAHIGGFVAGMLLYRIFLKKEKEYDDEYYELIE, from the coding sequence ATGTTTCCATTGTATGATACCATTCCGTCGAGATCTTATCCATTTGTCAATTATTTATTGATTTTTCTCAATATAGTTGTTTTCCTGTTTCAGATGCAACTCAACGAATTGGAATTGGATTGGTTTTTTCATCATTTCGGTTTAGTTCCGGCCCGTTATACAAGTGAATATTTTGCAATGGAAACAGGTCTTTCTCCCGATAACTATTGGCCTTTTTTCACTAATATGTTTTTACATGGCGGGGGCGCTCACCTTATTGGAAATATGTGGACACTTTACATATTTGGCGACAATGTGGAAGACCGTATGGGGCATGTCCGTTACTTATTTTTTTATTTGTTATGTGGTGTTATTGCCTCCTATACACATTTTCTTATCAACTCCCATTCAACCATCCCGGCTGTAGGTGCGTCGGGAGCCATTTCCGGCGTGATGGGGGCATACATGCTTTTGTTTCCTCACTCCAGAATCGTGTTTCTTTTAATCATTTTCTTTTTCATAGATTTTATTCAGATTCCTGCTTTTATCTATTTATTGTTTTGGTTTGCCGGACAGTTGTTCAGCGGACTGGTCAATTTGTCTATTGCTGCTTTGTCGCCGGGCGAGAGCGTTGGGGGCATTGCTTTTTGGGCTCATATTGGCGGTTTTGTAGCCGGCATGCTCCTTTATAGAATATTTCTGAAGAAAGAAAAAGAATACGATGATGAGTATTATGAATTGATTGAATAA
- the pcm gene encoding protein-L-isoaspartate O-methyltransferase, which translates to MKILWTVELNKKLCLILQTICNKMKPAEDTPYLKGQRKKLIDELREKKMLNEEVLDAMMEVPRHWFFESAFYKYAYQDRAFEIGAGQTISQPYTVAFQTTLLETFPGCKVLEIGTGSGYQAVVLAALGCKVFTIERQRLLYEKFKLMHTALPSYKTRIKYFFGDGYKGLPAFAPFERILVTCGAPDIPGELVDQLKPGGIMVIPLGGGEVQVMTKIIKGNDGKISVSDHGEFRFVPMISDKAKF; encoded by the coding sequence ATGAAAATTTTATGGACGGTTGAATTAAATAAAAAACTCTGCTTAATTTTACAAACCATTTGTAATAAGATGAAACCGGCAGAGGATACACCCTATTTGAAAGGACAACGAAAAAAATTGATTGATGAACTAAGGGAGAAAAAAATGTTGAATGAAGAGGTGTTGGATGCTATGATGGAAGTGCCGCGGCATTGGTTTTTTGAATCGGCTTTTTATAAATATGCCTATCAAGACCGGGCATTTGAAATTGGTGCAGGGCAAACTATTTCTCAACCTTATACAGTGGCGTTTCAAACAACCTTGCTGGAAACATTTCCCGGATGTAAAGTTTTGGAAATTGGAACCGGTTCGGGATATCAAGCGGTAGTTTTAGCCGCATTGGGTTGTAAGGTATTTACCATCGAACGCCAACGGTTGTTATACGAAAAATTCAAATTGATGCACACTGCTTTACCAAGTTATAAAACAAGAATAAAATATTTTTTTGGGGACGGATATAAAGGTTTGCCTGCATTTGCGCCATTTGAAAGAATTTTGGTTACATGTGGGGCACCGGATATCCCTGGTGAACTTGTGGATCAATTAAAACCCGGAGGGATAATGGTTATACCTCTGGGAGGAGGCGAAGTGCAGGTGATGACAAAGATTATAAAAGGAAATGATGGTAAAATTTCAGTATCTGATCATGGGGAATTTCGTTTTGTGCCAATGATTTCCGATAAAGCTAAATTTTAA
- the msrA gene encoding peptide methionine sulfoxide reductase MsrA — MKNQTGNVTIDSTETVLLGGGCFWCIEAVFLGIKGVVAAEPGYAGGHVENPTYQQVCTGTTGHAEVVKVTYDPQVISLKEILEIFFAAHDPTTFNRQGNDIGPQYRSAIYCTTPEQEKIAREMIETLNRSGIFKNPIVTEVKSGQKFFPAEEYHRNYYFNNTNQPYCSLVIKPKLEKIKKLFSTYLKDEKNH; from the coding sequence ATGAAAAATCAGACCGGCAATGTGACAATCGATAGCACAGAAACAGTCCTTCTTGGGGGAGGTTGCTTTTGGTGTATAGAAGCAGTTTTTTTGGGAATCAAAGGAGTAGTGGCTGCCGAACCCGGCTATGCAGGCGGACATGTGGAAAATCCTACTTATCAACAAGTATGCACAGGTACTACCGGACATGCCGAGGTGGTTAAGGTGACGTACGATCCTCAAGTGATTTCATTGAAAGAAATACTTGAGATTTTTTTTGCAGCTCACGATCCCACCACCTTTAACCGACAGGGTAATGACATCGGTCCTCAATATCGTTCGGCTATTTATTGCACCACACCGGAACAAGAAAAAATTGCCCGTGAAATGATTGAAACACTAAATCGTTCCGGCATCTTTAAAAATCCCATTGTCACCGAAGTGAAATCCGGTCAAAAATTTTTCCCTGCCGAAGAATATCACAGGAATTATTATTTCAATAATACAAACCAACCTTATTGCAGCTTGGTGATTAAACCCAAACTCGAGAAAATCAAAAAACTTTTTTCCACTTACCTGAAAGACGAAAAGAACCATTGA
- a CDS encoding N-acetylmuramoyl-L-alanine amidase, translating into MRYCLGILLGFMIMVVHSQPSEFRITRQQYIEMYKELAIKEMLRTGIPASITMAQAILESGDGNSPLARYANNHFGIKCHNDWTGETMHIDDDEKNECFRKYKDPYESFIDHSEFLRNRQRYAFLFEYSVTDYKAWAKGLKQAGYATNPKYDELLIRIIENHKLYELDNFAKIPPKINKKQDLHQEIDLSYVQVKVSDNKIKYIFAKKGQTPKDIARKMNMGVWQILKYNDINKNHVFEENEIVYLQPKRAKYKKAKEHLVKQGETMWDISQKYGIKLKKLYKINRMIPGTNPKPGQIIMLH; encoded by the coding sequence ATGAGATATTGCTTAGGAATATTGTTGGGTTTCATGATCATGGTTGTTCATTCGCAGCCGTCTGAATTTAGGATAACACGTCAGCAATATATTGAAATGTATAAAGAACTGGCAATAAAAGAAATGTTGAGAACAGGAATACCGGCCAGCATCACTATGGCTCAGGCAATTTTGGAATCCGGTGATGGAAACAGTCCATTGGCTCGATATGCCAACAATCATTTCGGAATCAAATGTCACAATGATTGGACAGGAGAAACCATGCATATTGACGATGATGAAAAAAACGAGTGTTTTCGTAAATACAAAGATCCCTACGAATCGTTTATTGATCACTCAGAATTTTTACGCAACCGCCAACGCTATGCATTTTTGTTTGAATATTCTGTCACTGACTACAAGGCATGGGCAAAAGGGTTGAAACAAGCCGGATATGCTACAAATCCGAAATATGACGAATTGTTGATACGTATCATTGAAAACCACAAACTTTATGAGTTGGATAACTTTGCCAAGATACCTCCTAAAATCAATAAAAAACAAGATTTGCATCAAGAGATTGATTTGTCTTATGTTCAAGTGAAGGTTTCGGACAATAAAATTAAATACATTTTTGCCAAAAAAGGCCAAACACCAAAAGATATAGCCCGAAAAATGAATATGGGTGTATGGCAAATTCTAAAATATAATGACATAAATAAAAATCATGTATTCGAAGAAAATGAAATCGTTTATTTACAACCCAAACGGGCTAAGTATAAAAAAGCAAAGGAACACCTTGTTAAACAAGGGGAAACAATGTGGGATATTTCTCAAAAATACGGCATAAAATTGAAAAAACTTTATAAAATCAATCGAATGATTCCGGGTACCAATCCCAAACCGGGACAAATTATTATGCTTCATTAA
- the terC gene encoding membrane protein — MEIFLSLATLTFLEIVLGIDNIIFVSIITNRLPQHQQKKGRFLGLTMALVLRIILLSLVAYLAHLAKPLFSVYSFDVSIRDIIMFAGGLFLIAKSTTEIHGKITGEEENQSNGKKLLTFSQVIFQIALIDLVFSFDSILTAVGLANEIWIMVTAVIISMIIMILFSEYVAKFIEKYPTVKMLALSFLLMIGTLLVLEAFHIHVPRGYIYFSLTFSLFVEYLNLKIRSRT; from the coding sequence ATGGAGATATTTTTGAGTTTAGCCACTTTGACTTTTTTAGAAATAGTTTTGGGAATCGACAATATTATTTTTGTTTCAATAATAACCAATCGCCTGCCTCAACATCAACAGAAGAAAGGAAGGTTTCTAGGGTTGACAATGGCTTTGGTTTTAAGAATTATTTTGCTTAGCTTGGTCGCTTATTTGGCCCATTTGGCCAAACCTTTGTTCTCGGTTTATTCATTTGATGTTTCGATAAGGGATATTATCATGTTCGCCGGAGGCTTGTTTTTGATAGCCAAAAGCACCACGGAAATTCATGGTAAAATTACGGGTGAAGAAGAAAATCAGTCAAATGGTAAAAAATTGCTGACATTTTCACAGGTTATTTTTCAAATAGCACTAATCGATCTGGTATTTTCTTTTGATTCAATATTGACTGCCGTCGGTCTTGCCAATGAAATCTGGATTATGGTTACTGCCGTAATCATCTCCATGATCATCATGATTTTATTTTCGGAATATGTGGCAAAATTTATTGAAAAATATCCCACTGTCAAAATGTTGGCTTTGTCGTTTTTGCTGATGATTGGTACCTTACTGGTATTAGAAGCATTCCATATTCATGTGCCAAGAGGGTATATTTATTTCTCTTTGACATTTTCGTTATTTGTAGAATATTTAAATTTGAAAATACGCTCAAGAACTTAG
- the rlmH gene encoding ribosomal RNA large subunit methyltransferase H — protein MKLKIIYVESGSDSAIEKICEEYIKRIKLYSSPEIIKIPAAKNERNIQNIIRKEGEKILKKLQNKDYLIGLDENGKEYSSVKFSQKLSQWQMLSIPVVFVIGGSYGLDDTVKSQCKELIALSKMTLPHRLARILLLEQIYRGFSIMKGEKYHHV, from the coding sequence GATCATTTATGTAGAATCGGGAAGTGATTCTGCCATAGAAAAAATTTGTGAAGAATACATCAAAAGAATCAAACTTTATTCCTCCCCCGAAATAATAAAAATACCTGCGGCAAAAAACGAAAGAAATATCCAAAATATTATTCGTAAAGAAGGTGAAAAGATTCTAAAAAAATTACAGAACAAAGATTATTTAATCGGTCTCGATGAAAATGGCAAAGAATATTCCTCTGTAAAATTTTCCCAAAAATTATCTCAATGGCAAATGTTGTCTATTCCTGTTGTCTTTGTGATTGGTGGAAGTTATGGTTTGGACGATACCGTCAAAAGTCAATGCAAAGAGTTGATTGCTCTCTCTAAAATGACATTACCCCACCGCCTGGCAAGAATATTATTGTTGGAGCAAATTTACAGGGGATTCAGCATTATGAAAGGCGAAAAATATCATCACGTATAG
- a CDS encoding acetyltransferase: MINPLLINSFTLYLRWIILKLRMSFIPADSRPWIDYMVHVKNSTLGKKVALYKHTRVVNSMIGDYSYVAKESHIFHANIGKFCSIGPQVWIGLGKHPVSRLVSTHPIFYAARKQIPMQWVEENLFEEFGTIEIGHDVWIGARSIVRDDVKIGNGAIVGAASVVTKDVPPYAVVAGVPAKIIRYRFSPEQINFLQQFQWWNKDIQWIHENRSLMLDIEKFMEKYASSLF; encoded by the coding sequence ATGATTAATCCTTTGTTGATCAATAGCTTTACACTCTATTTGAGGTGGATTATTTTGAAATTGCGCATGTCTTTTATTCCTGCTGACTCAAGACCCTGGATTGATTATATGGTTCATGTGAAAAACTCTACATTGGGTAAAAAAGTGGCGCTTTATAAACACACACGCGTTGTAAACAGCATGATAGGCGATTATAGCTATGTGGCTAAGGAGTCGCATATTTTTCATGCTAATATCGGGAAATTTTGTTCTATAGGTCCGCAAGTTTGGATTGGGCTTGGTAAGCATCCTGTGTCGCGTTTGGTATCTACTCATCCTATATTTTATGCTGCAAGAAAACAAATTCCCATGCAATGGGTGGAAGAAAATTTGTTTGAAGAGTTTGGTACAATTGAGATAGGTCATGACGTTTGGATAGGTGCAAGGTCAATTGTCAGAGATGATGTGAAAATAGGCAATGGAGCCATTGTCGGAGCTGCATCGGTTGTTACAAAAGACGTTCCGCCATATGCTGTCGTGGCAGGTGTGCCGGCTAAAATAATTCGCTACCGTTTTTCTCCTGAGCAAATAAATTTTTTACAACAGTTTCAATGGTGGAACAAAGATATACAATGGATCCACGAAAACCGTTCTTTAATGTTGGATATCGAAAAATTTATGGAAAAGTATGCATCCTCACTATTTTAA
- a CDS encoding RNA polymerase subunit sigma-24, translated as MQTLKQLTDEVLIELYLQGNTKAFEVLLKRHKNKVFGRIFHLVKDRDLAEDLFQETFFKVIRELKKKKYTEEGKFLPWVMRIANNLVIDYFRKSAKMPMVRDRSHEEGEEATVSVLQNLVSDEILPSDKMKRKQTVYWIKKAIEELPSDQKLVLKLRVYEELSFKEIAEITNVSINTALGRMRYALINLKKILEKNNAEIIQ; from the coding sequence ATGCAAACTTTAAAACAACTTACCGATGAAGTTCTGATTGAACTTTATCTTCAAGGCAACACTAAAGCTTTTGAGGTTTTATTAAAACGTCACAAAAACAAAGTATTTGGTAGAATCTTCCATTTGGTCAAAGACAGAGATCTGGCAGAAGATCTGTTTCAGGAAACCTTTTTCAAAGTAATTCGTGAGTTGAAAAAGAAAAAATATACCGAAGAGGGTAAATTTTTGCCTTGGGTAATGAGAATTGCCAATAATTTAGTGATCGATTATTTCAGAAAAAGTGCCAAAATGCCTATGGTGAGGGACAGATCTCATGAAGAAGGCGAAGAAGCTACTGTGTCTGTTTTACAAAACCTTGTTTCTGACGAGATTTTGCCTTCAGATAAAATGAAAAGAAAACAAACTGTTTATTGGATCAAAAAAGCCATCGAAGAACTCCCCTCAGACCAGAAGCTGGTATTAAAACTTCGTGTTTATGAAGAACTAAGTTTTAAAGAAATTGCCGAGATTACCAATGTCTCTATCAATACTGCACTAGGTCGTATGCGATATGCATTGATTAATCTAAAGAAAATTTTGGAAAAAAATAATGCTGAGATTATACAATAA
- the icd gene encoding isocitrate dehydrogenase [NADP], with protein sequence MEKIKVQNPVVEMDGDEMTRIIWKMIKDKFIYPFLDIDIKYFDLGIENRDKTDDKVTVEAAEAIKKYGVGIKCATITPDEARVKEYNLKKMWKSPNGTIRNILGGTVFREPIVIKNIPRLVPHWTQPIVIGRHAHADQYKATDVVIKGKGKLTLCFTDENGQTQTWEVYDFKGNGVALAMYNTDDSIYGFARSCFNMALDKGWPLYLSTKNTILKAYDGRFKDIFQEVYEKEFKNKFEAKNITYEHRLIDDMVAFALKSNGGFVWACKNYDGDVQSDTVAQGYGSLGLMTSILITPDGKTVEAEAAHGTVTRHYRQYQQGKPTSTNPIASIFAWTRGLAYRGKFDNNQALIDFAQTLEDACIETVEKGKMTKDLALCIHGNKVKESDYLNTEDFLNAIEETFKEKLKAKVNV encoded by the coding sequence ATGGAAAAGATTAAAGTACAAAATCCTGTGGTAGAAATGGACGGGGACGAAATGACCCGCATCATATGGAAAATGATCAAAGACAAATTTATTTATCCATTTTTAGACATTGATATCAAATATTTTGATCTTGGCATCGAAAATCGGGATAAAACAGACGATAAAGTAACTGTAGAGGCAGCCGAGGCAATTAAAAAATATGGCGTAGGCATCAAATGTGCCACGATCACTCCTGATGAAGCACGTGTTAAAGAGTATAATCTGAAAAAGATGTGGAAATCGCCCAATGGAACCATCAGAAATATACTTGGAGGGACGGTTTTTAGAGAACCCATTGTCATAAAAAATATACCCCGTTTGGTGCCCCATTGGACCCAACCTATTGTCATAGGTCGTCATGCACACGCCGATCAATACAAAGCAACCGATGTGGTGATAAAGGGAAAAGGTAAGCTTACACTTTGTTTTACTGATGAAAACGGACAAACTCAAACCTGGGAAGTTTACGATTTCAAAGGCAATGGCGTGGCCTTGGCTATGTACAATACAGACGATTCGATATACGGTTTTGCACGTTCATGCTTCAACATGGCACTAGACAAAGGATGGCCATTGTATCTATCTACAAAAAACACAATTTTGAAAGCATATGACGGAAGGTTCAAAGATATTTTTCAAGAGGTATATGAAAAGGAGTTTAAAAATAAATTTGAAGCAAAAAACATCACCTACGAACACCGTTTGATAGATGATATGGTCGCATTTGCCTTAAAATCCAATGGCGGTTTTGTATGGGCCTGTAAGAATTACGACGGTGATGTGCAATCCGATACGGTGGCTCAAGGGTATGGTTCGCTGGGATTGATGACTTCTATTTTGATAACGCCGGATGGTAAAACTGTAGAGGCTGAAGCTGCTCATGGTACCGTAACACGTCACTATCGTCAATATCAACAGGGTAAGCCCACCTCAACCAATCCAATTGCTTCTATTTTTGCATGGACCCGTGGATTGGCATATCGCGGCAAGTTTGACAATAATCAGGCATTGATTGATTTTGCTCAAACGCTCGAAGATGCCTGTATCGAAACTGTTGAAAAAGGTAAAATGACCAAAGATTTGGCCTTGTGTATTCACGGAAACAAGGTTAAAGAAAGCGATTATCTGAATACAGAAGATTTTTTGAATGCAATTGAAGAAACATTTAAAGAAAAATTAAAAGCAAAGGTGAATGTTTAG
- the wzx gene encoding polysaccharide biosynthesis protein: protein MSFKKHTAQTLFSNILVVGLSVANSVLLARLLGPEGRGHFAIYQASVNLLTIWLSFGLQSSLVYFLSKDERILKPSFNFLAVFFLVIDILFFTIYFFFQDRLPVGLLPKTKDDLEGIVLLCISIYAFQMFSVLISIYTSFFQFNKANITRILLPALMFSAFILFYLPIFKPYLSVENFMRLNTLAYVLNFVAMWIPIRSKMQLSPGFAELRNKPGILTADFKGLKTFFAWGLLAYLANAAQFLNYRLDYWLVEYFKGPKDLGYYSIASGLAQMIWIIPGSVSGVLFPYIAKNSGDNQAIKSVNIARIIFYICLLLGGSGFIISDFVIPLIYGKEFIPSALAFKIILVGAIPFTITNILAGHLAGVNLVKINLMGSVIGLVVTILLDLLLIPDFGITGAAAASAASYFITTLVVIFYFANKYNIPLRNFVLLNKNDLNILHSIIKKYRAS from the coding sequence ATGTCTTTCAAAAAACATACGGCCCAAACTCTTTTTTCCAACATACTTGTAGTTGGGCTCAGTGTGGCAAATTCTGTATTGCTGGCACGCTTGCTGGGCCCGGAGGGAAGAGGACATTTTGCCATCTATCAGGCCTCTGTGAATTTACTTACTATCTGGTTGAGTTTTGGTCTCCAATCTTCTCTAGTTTATTTTCTTAGCAAAGATGAACGGATTTTAAAACCCTCCTTTAATTTTTTGGCTGTATTTTTTCTTGTTATCGACATTCTTTTTTTCACGATTTATTTTTTCTTTCAAGACCGGCTCCCTGTAGGGCTGCTTCCCAAAACAAAGGATGATTTGGAAGGAATCGTATTATTATGCATCTCTATTTATGCTTTTCAAATGTTTAGTGTCTTAATCAGCATTTATACCTCTTTTTTTCAGTTTAACAAAGCCAACATTACAAGAATTCTTCTTCCTGCTTTGATGTTTTCTGCATTTATATTGTTTTATCTGCCAATTTTTAAACCCTATTTGTCGGTTGAAAATTTTATGCGTTTGAATACGCTTGCGTATGTATTAAATTTTGTGGCTATGTGGATTCCCATCCGATCCAAAATGCAATTAAGTCCCGGTTTTGCAGAGTTAAGAAACAAACCCGGGATTCTGACCGCAGATTTTAAAGGTTTAAAAACTTTTTTTGCCTGGGGTCTGTTGGCATATTTAGCCAATGCTGCTCAATTTTTAAATTATCGGTTGGACTATTGGCTGGTAGAATATTTTAAGGGACCAAAAGATTTGGGTTATTACTCCATAGCATCCGGACTTGCTCAAATGATTTGGATTATACCCGGTTCTGTCTCCGGTGTATTATTTCCTTATATTGCCAAAAATTCCGGAGATAATCAAGCAATAAAATCGGTCAACATAGCCCGTATCATATTTTATATTTGCTTGTTGCTGGGCGGCAGCGGGTTTATAATTTCGGATTTTGTCATTCCTCTTATTTATGGAAAAGAATTTATTCCTTCTGCCCTGGCATTTAAAATTATTTTGGTGGGAGCCATACCTTTTACCATAACGAATATTTTGGCCGGTCATCTTGCAGGGGTAAACCTGGTAAAAATTAATCTGATGGGTTCGGTTATTGGCCTAGTTGTCACGATTCTTTTGGATTTGTTACTTATTCCGGATTTTGGCATTACCGGTGCGGCCGCTGCCAGTGCGGCTTCTTATTTTATTACCACTTTAGTCGTTATTTTTTATTTCGCAAACAAATACAATATCCCTTTAAGAAATTTTGTTTTGTTAAATAAAAATGATTTGAATATACTTCACAGTATCATCAAAAAATATAGAGCTTCATGA
- the pyrC2 gene encoding dihydroorotase translates to MGFLFQNIKIFDKHSPFHLTTCDILIEQGKISKISKKIIPAKEHKVIKLPNACVSPGWIDAHVNISDPGFEFKETLQETCSYAIRGGFTTVVVFPETTPQAHDKTLIEYILQNTKSFPVKVLPFGLLSFERQGRQMNPYYEMTKAGAIGFSDNKKPINDWGFLFRVLQYTSTFKPLFSFYPIEESLTFKQNVWESPFTLKLGFKGIPALAQIQAVSNLLRFAGLFDNHIELYGVVHPEALDLVKKAKLSNVFVSIPSYILSFDETYLQTFDPVFKTLPALISNDLIKNLKKYINEGIVRMVVSDHYAHNPEAKVCEWNFAAYGMHNLLTSFSYLIMSLGDDTHSIEKILDLIVYQPAAYLQLAPASITEGAEADLTFFAPSATYHLSEEHFTGESRNNPSFGKILQGKVLGVFTRKQWHPNI, encoded by the coding sequence ATGGGTTTTTTATTTCAAAACATTAAAATTTTCGATAAACATTCTCCATTTCATTTAACTACTTGCGATATTTTGATTGAACAAGGTAAAATCTCTAAAATATCCAAAAAAATTATCCCGGCCAAAGAACACAAAGTCATTAAATTGCCCAATGCTTGTGTGTCGCCCGGCTGGATTGATGCTCATGTAAATATCAGCGATCCGGGTTTTGAGTTTAAGGAAACTCTTCAAGAAACTTGTTCTTATGCCATCCGTGGCGGATTTACTACTGTTGTTGTATTTCCTGAAACAACCCCACAGGCCCATGACAAAACTTTGATCGAATATATCTTACAAAATACCAAAAGTTTTCCTGTGAAAGTGCTGCCTTTTGGACTTTTATCTTTCGAAAGACAAGGCCGTCAAATGAATCCATACTATGAAATGACAAAAGCCGGGGCTATTGGATTCTCAGACAACAAAAAGCCAATCAACGATTGGGGGTTTTTATTCCGTGTATTGCAATATACTTCTACTTTCAAACCATTGTTTTCGTTTTATCCCATAGAAGAATCGCTAACATTCAAACAAAATGTATGGGAATCGCCTTTTACATTGAAACTTGGCTTTAAAGGAATTCCGGCTTTGGCTCAAATACAAGCCGTTTCCAACCTTCTTAGGTTTGCCGGTCTTTTTGACAACCACATAGAGTTATACGGTGTAGTGCATCCGGAAGCTCTCGATTTGGTAAAAAAGGCCAAGCTCTCAAATGTCTTTGTATCTATCCCTTCTTATATTCTTTCGTTTGATGAAACTTACCTTCAAACATTTGATCCGGTATTTAAAACTCTTCCTGCTTTGATTTCCAACGACCTTATCAAAAACTTGAAAAAATACATTAATGAAGGTATTGTAAGAATGGTGGTAAGTGACCATTACGCCCACAATCCTGAAGCAAAAGTATGTGAATGGAATTTTGCTGCTTACGGTATGCATAATTTACTGACTTCATTCAGTTATCTTATCATGTCGCTGGGTGATGACACTCACTCGATCGAAAAGATTCTCGACCTTATTGTGTATCAACCTGCTGCTTATCTTCAACTTGCTCCTGCCTCTATAACCGAAGGAGCAGAAGCTGATTTAACTTTTTTCGCCCCCTCAGCCACCTACCATTTGAGTGAAGAACATTTTACGGGCGAATCACGCAACAACCCTTCATTTGGAAAAATTTTGCAAGGAAAAGTTCTTGGTGTCTTTACCCGAAAACAATGGCATCCGAATATATAG
- a CDS encoding glycosyl transferase, whose protein sequence is MGLIKGMMKPKISIITVCLNAELEIKDTINSLASQTFKDFEWIVIDGMSKDNTVKYAKQAPIEKKIVVSEKDEGLYDAMNKGIKLANGEFLIFLNAGDYFYDKDTLKDLMESCQHADIIYGETYIVDQKTGKPLGRRRLKAPENLTYRKLLWGMLVSHQSVLIRKEIVEFYDTKYKISADIDWLIRCLKKTRKICNARRYVTCFKTGGLSGKNVIPALIERFKIQVKHFGWIRVILAHLWIMFRFPVQYIIYRRKV, encoded by the coding sequence TTGGGCTTGATAAAAGGTATGATGAAACCCAAAATTTCGATTATCACTGTTTGCCTTAATGCTGAACTTGAAATAAAAGACACCATAAATTCATTGGCAAGTCAAACTTTTAAGGATTTTGAATGGATTGTTATAGATGGAATGTCAAAGGACAATACCGTAAAATACGCCAAACAAGCTCCCATTGAAAAGAAAATTGTTGTTTCGGAAAAAGATGAAGGATTGTATGATGCCATGAATAAAGGCATAAAACTCGCCAACGGAGAATTCCTTATTTTTCTAAATGCCGGAGATTATTTTTACGATAAAGATACTCTGAAAGACCTTATGGAAAGTTGTCAACATGCAGACATTATCTACGGTGAAACATACATTGTGGACCAGAAAACCGGGAAACCTTTGGGACGAAGGCGTTTAAAAGCACCCGAAAATTTAACCTACCGAAAATTGCTTTGGGGAATGTTGGTCAGTCATCAATCTGTGTTGATTAGAAAAGAGATAGTTGAATTTTATGATACAAAATATAAAATCAGTGCCGACATCGATTGGTTGATACGTTGTTTGAAAAAAACCCGGAAAATTTGCAATGCACGCCGATATGTCACTTGTTTTAAAACCGGCGGGCTGTCCGGCAAAAATGTTATTCCTGCATTGATAGAACGATTTAAAATTCAAGTGAAGCATTTTGGTTGGATACGGGTGATTCTGGCTCATTTGTGGATCATGTTCAGATTTCCGGTTCAATATATCATCTACCGGAGAAAGGTCTAA